A section of the Chromatiales bacterium 21-64-14 genome encodes:
- a CDS encoding murein biosynthesis integral membrane protein MurJ, protein MSLRLLKSTATVGSMTLVSRVLGLTRDVVVARFGAGPATDAFFVAFKIPNFLRRLFGEGAFSQAFVPVLAEYKSQRSLDEVRILTDRVAAALGGILFLVTLVGILAAPVLVYLFAPGFHNDPAQFRLTEHLLRITFPYILFISLTALAGGILNTYGRFGVPAITPVLLNLCLIGAALWLAPHMAQPITALAWGVLVAGVVQLAFQFPFLARLGLLPRPQWRWRDPGVQRILRLMLPALFGVSVTQINLLVDTLIASFLASGSITWLYYSDRLMEFPVGVFGVALGTVILPSLSQRHAESDPAAFRRTLDWGLRWVLLVAAPATLGLILLAGPLLTTLFQYKDFTAYDVVMASHSLITFSVGLTGFILIKILAPGFYARQNTATPVRIAAVAVVANIVFNLLLVLPLQHAGVALATSLAAYVNSALLFRALRRDGIYAPEPGWIRFALQVGGACLVMGLVLGYGRGDLASWLSWGAGRRAAHLLLWVVAGGASYLGALVILGLRPAQLLAHHE, encoded by the coding sequence ATGAGTCTGCGGCTGCTGAAATCCACCGCCACCGTCGGTTCCATGACCCTGGTCTCCCGGGTCTTGGGGCTTACGCGGGACGTGGTGGTGGCTCGTTTCGGGGCCGGGCCCGCCACCGACGCGTTCTTCGTGGCCTTCAAGATCCCCAATTTCCTGCGCCGGTTGTTCGGCGAGGGGGCTTTTTCCCAGGCTTTTGTGCCGGTGCTGGCCGAATACAAGAGCCAGCGCAGCCTCGACGAGGTGCGGATCCTGACCGACCGGGTCGCCGCCGCCCTGGGTGGCATTTTATTTCTTGTGACCCTGGTGGGGATCCTGGCCGCCCCGGTGCTGGTTTACCTCTTCGCGCCCGGCTTCCATAACGATCCGGCCCAGTTCCGGCTCACCGAACACCTGCTGCGCATCACCTTCCCGTACATCCTGTTCATCTCTCTCACCGCTCTGGCGGGGGGCATCCTGAACACCTACGGGCGCTTCGGGGTACCTGCCATCACACCGGTACTGCTGAACCTGTGTCTGATCGGCGCCGCCCTGTGGCTCGCTCCGCACATGGCTCAACCCATCACCGCCTTGGCCTGGGGGGTATTGGTGGCGGGTGTGGTACAACTTGCGTTCCAGTTCCCATTCCTCGCCCGCCTGGGTCTGCTGCCCCGCCCCCAGTGGCGCTGGCGCGACCCCGGGGTCCAACGCATCCTGCGCCTGATGCTCCCGGCGCTGTTTGGTGTCTCCGTCACCCAGATCAATCTGCTGGTGGACACCCTGATCGCCTCATTCCTGGCGAGCGGCAGCATCACCTGGCTCTACTATTCCGACCGCCTGATGGAGTTTCCGGTCGGGGTATTCGGAGTGGCCCTGGGTACGGTGATCCTGCCGAGCCTGTCCCAACGTCATGCAGAGTCGGACCCGGCCGCGTTCCGCCGCACCCTGGACTGGGGTCTGCGCTGGGTGCTGCTGGTCGCGGCCCCCGCCACCCTCGGCCTGATCCTGCTGGCCGGCCCGCTGCTCACCACCCTGTTCCAGTACAAGGATTTCACCGCCTATGACGTGGTGATGGCGAGCCACAGCCTGATCACCTTCTCCGTCGGACTCACCGGTTTTATCCTGATCAAGATCCTCGCCCCCGGGTTCTACGCCCGCCAGAACACGGCCACGCCGGTGCGCATCGCCGCGGTGGCCGTGGTGGCGAATATCGTGTTCAACCTGCTGCTCGTGCTGCCCCTGCAACACGCGGGGGTGGCGCTGGCCACCTCACTGGCAGCCTACGTCAACAGCGCGCTCCTGTTCCGGGCCCTGCGCCGCGACGGCATCTACGCACCGGAGCCGGGGTGGATCCGGTTCGCCTTGCAGGTGGGTGGCGCCTGCCTGGTGATGGGGCTGGTACTCGGCTACGGGCGCGGCGACCTCGCCAGTTGGCTGTCCTGGGGCGCCGGGCGGCGCGCCGCCCACCTGCTGCTGTGGGTGGTGGCAGGCGGCGCCAGCTACCTGGGGGCGCTGGTGATCCTCGGACTGCGGCCCGCCCAACTGTTGGCCCACCACGAGTGA
- a CDS encoding 30S ribosomal protein S20, producing MANTQQARKRARQSVKRRHANASQRSMLRTYIKKVVKALDGGDRAGAEAAYKAAVPVIDRMARKGFIHKNKAARHKTRLNVRLHAL from the coding sequence TTGGCCAATACCCAACAAGCACGAAAGCGCGCCCGTCAGTCCGTCAAGCGACGCCACGCCAACGCCAGCCAGCGGTCCATGCTGCGCACTTACATCAAAAAGGTCGTCAAGGCCCTGGACGGCGGTGACCGCGCGGGCGCGGAGGCTGCCTACAAGGCGGCGGTGCCGGTGATCGACCGTATGGCACGCAAGGGCTTTATCCACAAAAACAAGGCTGCGCGACATAAGACCCGCCTCAACGTACGCCTGCACGCCCTGTAG
- a CDS encoding riboflavin biosynthesis protein RibF, with amino-acid sequence MDLIRGLHNLQPAHRGCVATIGNFDGVHLGHQAVLGQLAEQGRELALPTTVITFEPHPQEFFAGAAAPPRLTRFREKVLALRRFAVDRVLCLPFDPRLAQLPPEEFIRRVLVDGLGVRYLVVGDDFRFGHGRRGDFHLLQAAGREHGFPVVNLHTFTIDGERVSSTRIRAALAAGDLATAEKLLGRPYRMRGRVARGDGRGRGIGFPTANLHLHRRVSPVRGVFAVQMFGVEGEPVPGVANLGNRPTVDGTHSLLEVHLLDFQGDLYGRHVAVDFLHRIRDEQRFASLDALVQQIHRDVAAARRYFAGPNRDPEGARSVR; translated from the coding sequence ATGGATCTCATCCGAGGACTCCACAACCTGCAGCCCGCGCACCGCGGGTGCGTCGCCACCATCGGTAACTTCGACGGGGTGCATCTCGGCCACCAGGCGGTGCTCGGTCAACTTGCCGAGCAGGGCCGGGAACTCGCGCTGCCCACCACCGTGATCACCTTCGAGCCCCACCCCCAGGAGTTCTTCGCCGGCGCCGCCGCGCCGCCGCGCCTTACGCGGTTCCGGGAAAAGGTCCTGGCGCTGCGGCGCTTCGCGGTGGACCGCGTGTTGTGCCTGCCGTTTGATCCGCGCCTGGCGCAGCTCCCTCCCGAGGAATTCATCCGCCGGGTACTGGTGGATGGACTCGGGGTCCGCTACTTGGTGGTAGGAGACGATTTCCGGTTCGGGCACGGACGCCGCGGTGATTTCCACCTGCTGCAGGCGGCGGGCCGCGAGCACGGTTTCCCGGTGGTAAACCTGCACACCTTCACCATCGACGGCGAACGGGTCAGCAGCACCCGCATCCGCGCCGCCCTGGCGGCGGGGGACCTGGCCACGGCGGAGAAACTCCTGGGCCGGCCCTACCGGATGCGCGGGCGGGTAGCGCGCGGCGACGGGCGCGGCCGCGGGATCGGTTTCCCGACCGCCAATCTCCATCTGCACCGCCGGGTCAGCCCGGTACGCGGGGTGTTCGCGGTACAGATGTTCGGCGTCGAGGGCGAGCCGGTTCCCGGTGTCGCCAACCTGGGCAACCGGCCTACGGTGGATGGGACCCACAGCCTGCTAGAGGTGCACCTGCTGGATTTCCAGGGCGACCTCTACGGGCGTCACGTGGCGGTGGACTTTCTGCATCGCATCCGGGACGAGCAGCGCTTCGCCTCCCTGGATGCCCTGGTCCAACAGATCCACCGCGATGTGGCGGCGGCCCGCCGCTATTTCGCCGGCCCGAACCGTGATCCCGAGGGCGCCCGATCGGTCCGTTGA